From Echinicola soli, a single genomic window includes:
- a CDS encoding polysaccharide biosynthesis/export family protein: MTTNFRACALPLVLLFCFAVFSCVPNEKVIYLQNQEGKEPIPDEQLISYEQPEYHLQYNDIIDIQVMTAEDLIEYGFNSSQSSSTSSMMMGQIAQTGGDVYYMTGYSVDVKGNVRIPIIGELNVMNLTVEEVRVKVQEKLKDFLSSEFYVRVKLGGIRFSAIGEFRHPGKYVVLQDRMTIFEAIAQAGDLSTVAKRDEILLIRQYPEGTKLHRINLNDRHIIESPYYFIQPNDQIYAEPMKVREIGSGVNATQTLTLITSSITALALLLNLFN, translated from the coding sequence ATGACCACCAACTTTAGAGCCTGTGCATTGCCACTGGTATTGTTGTTTTGTTTCGCAGTGTTTTCCTGTGTTCCTAATGAGAAAGTGATTTACCTCCAAAACCAAGAAGGTAAAGAGCCGATTCCTGATGAACAACTCATTAGCTACGAACAGCCAGAGTACCATTTACAGTATAATGACATTATAGATATTCAGGTCATGACAGCTGAAGATCTCATCGAATATGGGTTTAACAGCAGTCAGTCCAGTTCCACTAGCAGCATGATGATGGGACAGATAGCACAGACAGGCGGTGATGTGTATTATATGACCGGTTACTCTGTCGACGTCAAAGGAAATGTGCGCATTCCGATCATAGGAGAGCTGAATGTCATGAACCTTACAGTGGAAGAGGTGAGAGTAAAAGTCCAGGAAAAGCTAAAGGACTTTCTTTCTTCCGAGTTTTACGTGCGAGTGAAGCTCGGAGGAATACGCTTTTCAGCCATAGGAGAATTCAGGCATCCTGGCAAGTATGTGGTCCTGCAAGACCGAATGACCATTTTTGAGGCCATTGCCCAAGCAGGTGACTTGAGCACGGTGGCCAAAAGAGACGAAATATTACTTATCCGTCAATACCCTGAAGGAACGAAACTACATAGGATCAATTTGAATGATCGGCATATCATTGAATCTCCCTACTATTTTATCCAACCAAACGATCAGATCTATGCTGAGCCCATGAAAGTGAGAGAGATAGGCTCAGGTGTCAATGCCACCCAGACGTTGACCCTGATTACTTCATCCATTACAGCATTGGCTTTACTTCTTAACCTTTTTAATTAA
- a CDS encoding LytR/AlgR family response regulator transcription factor: MKKILIVEDELDLGENLEEILTVLGYNVSPVISDGNMVLDYLRFSQPDLILMDVLIDGDMDGIELAKKIKEAYHIPIIFLTGYSDKMILDRISKVMYEGYLLKPFHIETLKTCLYLTFKNQEGPKKKAKPQTLKIRDKGFMVPVPVEDITVLEADGLYTKIYTLSKPYTIRDILKDVTEKLPDETFLRIHKSFTINVNHINAYNAKELTVGGQIIPMRRGFLKKLKGILEERKVLSVN, encoded by the coding sequence ATGAAGAAAATTTTAATCGTTGAAGACGAATTGGATTTGGGGGAAAACCTGGAGGAAATTTTAACTGTCCTAGGCTATAATGTATCTCCCGTTATCTCAGATGGCAATATGGTTTTGGATTATTTGAGGTTTAGCCAACCGGACCTCATCCTCATGGATGTGCTTATCGATGGGGACATGGATGGAATAGAACTGGCAAAAAAAATAAAAGAAGCCTATCATATCCCCATTATTTTCTTAACCGGTTATTCTGATAAAATGATACTTGATAGAATTTCCAAAGTTATGTATGAAGGATATCTACTAAAGCCATTTCATATCGAAACCCTTAAGACCTGCCTTTATCTTACCTTTAAAAATCAAGAAGGTCCCAAGAAAAAAGCCAAGCCACAAACCCTGAAAATAAGGGATAAAGGCTTTATGGTCCCAGTTCCCGTCGAAGACATCACTGTTTTGGAAGCAGATGGGCTATATACCAAGATTTACACATTGTCCAAGCCCTACACGATTCGGGATATCCTAAAGGATGTCACAGAAAAACTGCCTGATGAGACATTTCTCCGAATCCACAAATCCTTCACCATCAATGTAAACCATATCAATGCCTATAATGCCAAAGAATTAACCGTCGGTGGCCAAATAATTCCTATGAGAAGGGGTTTTCTGAAAAAACTTAAAGGTATTCTGGAAGAAAGAAAAGTGCTGTCAGTCAATTAG
- a CDS encoding NAD-dependent epimerase gives MKYLVTGTAGFIGFHVALKLLKRGDEVIGVDSINDYYDVNLKYARLEATGISRDQIDSGKDIRSTIYENYTFVKMDLADKSSLLELMAANEIDVVIHLAAQAGVRYSLEHPDAYVQANIQGFLNVLEACRHYPVKHLVYASSSSVYGANKAMPFSTEHAVDHPVSLYAATKKSNELMAHTYSHLFQIPTTGLRFFTVYGPWGRPDMAMFLFADAIRKGEPIKVFNHGRMERDFTYIDDIVEGVVKVAERPSRPDQNWHNSPKTSTSYVPYKVYNIGNSKPVKLMDYIDALEKAMGKSAKKTMMPMQAGDVVSTYADVQDLKTDTGYRPDTPLEIGVRQFVDWYSCYYPENVHSET, from the coding sequence ATGAAGTATTTAGTGACAGGCACTGCAGGATTTATTGGCTTTCATGTAGCCTTGAAATTGCTGAAAAGAGGGGATGAGGTAATCGGTGTGGACTCCATTAATGATTATTATGATGTTAACCTAAAGTATGCCCGATTGGAGGCAACGGGCATTTCGCGTGACCAGATAGATAGTGGAAAAGACATTCGGTCCACCATTTATGAAAATTATACCTTTGTAAAGATGGACTTGGCAGATAAATCTTCCCTTTTGGAATTGATGGCTGCAAATGAGATTGATGTGGTCATCCATTTGGCGGCGCAGGCAGGAGTAAGGTATTCTCTAGAGCATCCAGATGCTTATGTGCAGGCAAATATCCAAGGCTTTCTAAATGTCCTGGAAGCTTGCCGGCATTATCCTGTTAAGCACTTGGTGTATGCCTCCTCGAGTTCTGTCTATGGGGCAAATAAAGCGATGCCGTTTTCGACAGAGCATGCTGTCGATCATCCCGTAAGTCTGTATGCTGCAACCAAAAAATCCAATGAACTTATGGCTCACACATATAGCCATCTGTTTCAGATTCCTACCACGGGATTGCGTTTTTTTACGGTGTATGGCCCATGGGGCAGGCCGGATATGGCGATGTTTCTCTTTGCTGATGCCATTAGAAAAGGAGAGCCGATCAAGGTGTTTAATCACGGTAGGATGGAAAGGGACTTTACATATATAGATGATATTGTAGAAGGGGTGGTGAAAGTGGCAGAAAGGCCTTCCCGGCCAGATCAGAACTGGCATAATTCCCCAAAAACAAGCACTTCATATGTTCCTTATAAAGTTTATAATATAGGGAACAGCAAACCTGTCAAGTTAATGGATTATATTGATGCTTTAGAAAAGGCGATGGGGAAGAGTGCCAAAAAGACAATGATGCCGATGCAGGCCGGAGATGTGGTTTCTACTTATGCAGATGTGCAGGATTTGAAAACAGATACAGGATATAGGCCAGATACCCCCCTGGAAATAGGGGTGAGGCAATTCGTGGATTGGTATTCTTGCTATTATCCTGAAAATGTTCATTCCGAGACCTAA
- a CDS encoding sugar transferase has translation MNGSVVHFRESENNVGLMDKPHVEKNAGREQSPMVSSGFNKANLVVKRASDIFIALMFMLIIGFWLFPIIAILIKLDSKGPVFFKQKRHGKDNELFFCYKFRSMVVNHEADIKQATKNDARVTRVGKFIRKTSIDELPQLINVFKGDMSIVGPRPHPVSLNEQFSSQINGFMSRHHSKPGLTGLAQAKGYRGETAEFYQMYARYRMDIFYLKKWNPVLDYKIIWMTFLSLVLDRENAY, from the coding sequence ATGAATGGTTCAGTTGTACATTTCAGAGAAAGTGAGAACAATGTGGGGTTAATGGATAAACCACATGTGGAAAAAAATGCAGGGAGAGAGCAGTCTCCAATGGTATCATCAGGCTTTAACAAGGCAAATTTGGTGGTGAAGAGGGCTTCAGACATCTTTATAGCGCTGATGTTTATGTTAATCATAGGGTTTTGGTTGTTTCCGATCATTGCAATTTTGATAAAATTGGATTCCAAAGGACCGGTGTTTTTTAAGCAAAAGCGTCACGGGAAGGACAATGAGCTTTTTTTCTGTTATAAGTTTAGAAGCATGGTCGTAAACCATGAAGCTGATATCAAGCAGGCCACGAAGAATGATGCACGGGTAACCCGCGTGGGAAAGTTTATCAGGAAGACCAGTATTGATGAGCTGCCGCAGTTGATCAATGTATTTAAAGGTGATATGTCCATCGTAGGGCCACGTCCTCATCCAGTGTCCTTAAATGAGCAATTCTCTTCTCAGATCAATGGATTCATGTCACGGCATCACTCAAAGCCAGGGTTGACCGGACTTGCGCAGGCCAAAGGCTACAGAGGAGAAACCGCTGAGTTTTACCAAATGTATGCTCGGTACCGCATGGATATTTTTTACCTTAAAAAGTGGAATCCAGTCTTGGATTACAAGATCATTTGGATGACCTTTTTGAGCCTAGTGCTCGACCGCGAAAACGCTTATTAA